One Cryptosporangium aurantiacum DNA window includes the following coding sequences:
- a CDS encoding WD40 repeat domain-containing serine/threonine protein kinase, whose translation MDVDRARIAAALPHYDIGEMLGQGAHGAVFAARHRRLNVDRAVKVLLADDVNATDRFLTEARVMTVLDHPHIVRVHEYAERDGAWLLVMEYLPGGTLTGRGRCPPEQVAAWGLAVADALSAAHANGIVHRDIKPSNLLFTADGTLKVGDFGIAKLYAGADASASADLVGTPRYIAPEQILGGRVGPATDLYALGVTLYELLAGRPPYPRGLELPALIHHHLSVPPMPLDEPPARIAAVILHMLAKDPDDRPPSARACAVELARAASQDIGPNWLERAGVPLRVDGSVLREASEPATVVLRRPSPGRRRARWLLGAAGLLALLLVLVGGLVLRPDDDRGARTSDTATTATELDTYRGPPGFVTQFAFANHSSRVALLDDDGFVVLWTPGSQDTLGPIRIEGIIWDLTFDPSDTTLATAGSDAAVRFWNASSGKQNLAPITGLESEVGSVAFSRDGSVVAAADVSGIRLTNPGETRPFESMPVAAVTNHGLVYSPDGRRLASSSEAGVELWEVNTGALLRRLPGTTPSSGVVFSPDGSLLAAAVGEGRIQVWSVAEGIPVGPVIVVPNLSPGGAVAFDENSTHLVTCERTTVRWWDPTTARQVREPLILHTTAPPGASAFNRDATRLAISAGDGTVRLWSMD comes from the coding sequence GTGGACGTCGATCGGGCCCGGATCGCCGCGGCGCTACCGCACTACGACATCGGCGAGATGCTCGGGCAGGGCGCGCACGGCGCGGTGTTCGCCGCGCGCCACCGTCGCCTGAACGTCGACCGCGCGGTGAAGGTACTGCTCGCGGACGATGTGAACGCGACCGATCGGTTCCTGACCGAGGCACGGGTGATGACCGTGCTGGACCATCCCCACATCGTGCGGGTCCACGAGTACGCCGAGCGCGACGGGGCATGGCTGCTCGTCATGGAGTACCTGCCGGGCGGGACGCTGACCGGCCGCGGACGGTGTCCGCCGGAGCAGGTGGCCGCCTGGGGGCTGGCGGTGGCCGACGCGCTGTCGGCCGCCCACGCGAACGGCATCGTGCACCGCGACATCAAACCGTCCAATCTCCTGTTCACCGCCGACGGGACGCTGAAGGTCGGCGACTTCGGCATCGCGAAGCTGTACGCCGGAGCGGACGCCTCGGCCAGCGCCGACCTCGTCGGGACTCCCCGCTACATCGCGCCGGAGCAGATCCTGGGCGGCCGGGTCGGCCCGGCCACCGACCTGTACGCGCTCGGCGTGACGCTGTACGAACTGCTGGCGGGCCGGCCGCCGTATCCGCGCGGGCTGGAGCTTCCGGCGCTGATCCACCACCACCTGTCGGTCCCACCGATGCCGCTCGACGAGCCGCCGGCCAGGATCGCCGCGGTGATCCTGCACATGCTCGCCAAGGACCCGGACGACCGGCCACCCTCGGCCCGCGCCTGCGCGGTCGAGCTGGCCAGGGCGGCGTCGCAGGACATCGGACCGAACTGGCTCGAGCGGGCAGGCGTGCCGCTACGGGTCGACGGATCAGTGCTGCGCGAGGCCTCCGAGCCGGCCACGGTGGTGCTCCGCCGGCCCTCGCCGGGACGCCGGCGTGCGCGCTGGCTGCTCGGCGCGGCCGGGCTGCTGGCGCTGCTGCTCGTTCTCGTGGGTGGCCTCGTGCTCCGGCCGGACGACGATCGCGGGGCCCGGACGTCGGACACGGCGACGACCGCGACCGAGCTGGACACCTACCGTGGCCCGCCGGGGTTCGTCACCCAGTTCGCGTTCGCGAACCACTCCAGCCGGGTCGCGCTGCTCGACGATGACGGCTTCGTCGTGCTCTGGACACCGGGCAGTCAGGACACCCTGGGGCCGATCCGGATCGAGGGAATCATCTGGGACCTGACGTTCGACCCGTCCGACACCACGCTGGCCACCGCGGGGAGCGACGCCGCGGTGCGGTTCTGGAACGCGTCGAGCGGTAAACAGAACCTGGCGCCGATCACCGGCCTGGAGAGTGAGGTCGGGTCGGTGGCCTTCAGCCGGGACGGCAGCGTGGTGGCGGCCGCCGACGTCAGCGGCATCCGGCTGACGAACCCCGGCGAGACACGTCCGTTCGAGTCCATGCCGGTTGCCGCGGTGACGAACCACGGACTGGTCTACAGCCCGGACGGGCGTCGCCTGGCCTCGTCCAGTGAGGCCGGGGTCGAGCTGTGGGAGGTGAACACCGGCGCGCTGCTCCGTCGGCTGCCCGGCACCACCCCCAGCAGCGGAGTCGTGTTCAGCCCGGACGGCTCCCTCCTCGCGGCCGCGGTCGGCGAGGGCCGCATCCAGGTCTGGAGCGTGGCCGAGGGAATACCGGTGGGGCCGGTGATCGTCGTTCCCAACCTGTCGCCCGGCGGCGCCGTCGCGTTCGACGAGAACTCCACGCACCTGGTCACCTGCGAGCGGACCACCGTGCGGTGGTGGGACCCGACGACCGCGCGGCAGGTCCGCGAGCCGCTGATCCTGCACACCACCGCCCCGCCCGGCGCGTCCGCGTTCAACCGCGACGCGACGCGACTCGCGATCAGCGCGGGCGACGGCACCGTGCGCCTGTGGTCGATGGACTGA
- a CDS encoding MarR family winged helix-turn-helix transcriptional regulator: protein MEAPAERPAFSRLPSLPSWLLAQTALHAGRLVADGFAAEGARGYHYRLLATLAEAGPSSQAELGRRSGIHLSDVVAALNELSADGYVQRTPDPSDKRRNVVVLTDAGRARLEVLEARVTAVQEDILAPLDAAERGQLVALLTRLLGHHAG from the coding sequence ATGGAGGCACCCGCCGAACGTCCGGCGTTCTCGCGCCTGCCGTCGCTGCCGAGCTGGTTGCTCGCGCAGACCGCGCTGCACGCGGGGCGGCTGGTCGCGGACGGGTTCGCCGCGGAGGGGGCGCGCGGTTACCACTACCGGTTGCTCGCGACGCTGGCCGAGGCAGGCCCGTCGAGCCAGGCCGAGCTCGGCCGACGCAGCGGGATCCACCTGAGCGACGTGGTGGCGGCGCTGAACGAGCTGTCCGCCGACGGTTACGTCCAGCGAACGCCCGACCCGTCCGACAAGCGGCGGAACGTCGTCGTACTCACCGACGCCGGCCGTGCGCGGCTGGAGGTCCTGGAGGCACGCGTCACGGCCGTGCAGGAGGACATCCTGGCCCCGCTCGACGCCGCAGAGCGCGGGCAGCTGGTGGCCTTGCTGACTCGCCTACTCGGCCACCACGCGGGCTGA
- a CDS encoding L-threonylcarbamoyladenylate synthase, translating into MARFIDVHPVNPQPRAINQIVALVRDGGLIAYPTDSCYALGCQVGNHDGLERIKTIRKLDDRHHFTLVCSDFAQLGQFVQISNAVFRLVKATTPGPYTFILPATREVPRRLLHAKKKTVGVRIPDHAVTQAILAELGEPLLSTTLTLPGEDDPLTLAWEIQDRLDHQIDAVVDAGECGTEPTTVVDLSGDEPEILRRGAGDTSRFE; encoded by the coding sequence ATGGCCCGGTTCATCGACGTCCATCCGGTCAATCCGCAACCGCGTGCGATCAACCAGATCGTCGCGCTCGTACGCGACGGCGGCCTGATCGCCTATCCGACCGACTCCTGCTACGCGCTCGGCTGCCAGGTCGGCAACCACGACGGGTTGGAGCGGATCAAGACGATCCGCAAGCTCGACGACCGGCACCACTTCACGCTCGTCTGCAGCGACTTCGCCCAGCTCGGCCAGTTCGTACAGATCAGCAACGCGGTGTTCCGGCTGGTCAAGGCCACGACACCGGGTCCGTACACGTTCATCCTGCCGGCCACTCGCGAGGTGCCCCGGCGGCTTCTCCACGCGAAGAAGAAGACGGTCGGCGTCCGGATCCCGGATCACGCGGTCACCCAGGCGATCCTCGCCGAGCTGGGCGAGCCGCTGCTGTCGACGACGCTCACGCTGCCCGGCGAGGACGACCCGCTGACGCTGGCGTGGGAGATCCAGGACCGGCTCGACCACCAGATCGACGCGGTGGTGGACGCCGGGGAGTGCGGCACCGAGCCGACCACGGTCGTCGACCTGTCCGGCGACGAGCCCGAGATCCTCCGCCGCGGCGCCGGCGACACGTCGCGGTTCGAGTAG
- a CDS encoding TetR/AcrR family transcriptional regulator, whose protein sequence is MVTAPVGRPRSERARRAVLHAVDDLLVDVGYAAMTMKGIAERAGVGRQTVYRWWSTKAEILFEACAEDAVEELVTTGAEPYLESLNRFLVESPAGLAYRALVGEAQHDPAVRELLRATDPLAAPTATVLDGLRPSHPGMPEPVLAAAQLTGPVVAAVLTTAAPLTTAQVRTHVETLIAAWER, encoded by the coding sequence ATGGTCACCGCACCCGTAGGCCGCCCCCGGAGCGAACGCGCCCGGCGTGCGGTGCTGCACGCGGTCGACGACCTGCTGGTGGACGTCGGGTACGCGGCCATGACGATGAAGGGCATCGCCGAGCGGGCAGGCGTGGGGCGGCAGACCGTGTACCGGTGGTGGTCGACGAAGGCCGAGATCCTGTTCGAGGCCTGCGCGGAGGACGCTGTCGAGGAGCTGGTCACTACCGGTGCGGAGCCGTACCTGGAGTCGCTCAACCGGTTCCTCGTCGAGTCACCGGCCGGCCTGGCGTACCGCGCGCTGGTCGGCGAGGCGCAGCACGACCCAGCGGTGCGGGAGCTCCTGCGCGCCACCGATCCGCTCGCCGCGCCGACGGCCACCGTCCTCGACGGTCTGCGTCCGTCCCACCCCGGGATGCCGGAGCCGGTACTCGCCGCGGCGCAGCTGACCGGCCCGGTCGTCGCCGCGGTGCTCACCACCGCGGCCCCACTCACCACCGCACAAGTGCGCACGCACGTCGAGACGCTGATCGCGGCCTGGGAGCGTTAA
- a CDS encoding MFS transporter → MSSVTKAPLRFAALRNRDCRPYLIGAALAMMADNIEHVITYWVLWEKFHSPALAGFQVISHWLPFLFFSVYFGGLADRFDCRRVIQAAQALFMLVSVAWGVLFVTDTLEIWSACVLLMLHGIAGALWGPGEQLMLHDFVGDDELPSAVRLNATFRSLGILFGPVVGSALLLGLGPTAGIFANVLFYLPLTLFLFRTKYTGHTRDGGLVKRARVGLVDSVRVLREIRGNHTLVSMIVLGGLGSFFIGASLQSAMPIFAQDLGAGSEGTAYGVLLFANGVGGVVGGIVLEATGWVRPSVRAAVVSTLVYGATTAVFALTGNYVLALLMLVVGGVANLAAMSIGQTIVQLLAPPADRGRVIGVYGTAANGLRFGSGITVGLLGAVLGVHWSLGLSSALLCVGTLAAGVYAWRGTAAASAGDAPAGSSVSEPRNS, encoded by the coding sequence ATGAGTTCCGTGACGAAGGCCCCGCTACGGTTCGCCGCGCTGCGGAACCGCGACTGCCGCCCGTATCTGATCGGTGCGGCGCTGGCGATGATGGCCGACAACATCGAACACGTCATCACGTACTGGGTTCTCTGGGAGAAGTTCCACTCCCCGGCGCTCGCCGGCTTCCAGGTGATCAGCCACTGGCTGCCGTTCCTCTTCTTCTCGGTGTACTTCGGCGGACTGGCCGATCGCTTCGACTGCCGCCGCGTCATCCAGGCTGCCCAGGCGCTGTTCATGCTGGTCTCGGTGGCGTGGGGCGTCCTGTTCGTCACCGACACGCTGGAGATCTGGAGCGCGTGCGTGCTGCTCATGCTGCACGGGATCGCCGGTGCGCTGTGGGGACCCGGCGAGCAGCTGATGCTGCACGACTTCGTCGGGGACGACGAGCTGCCGAGCGCGGTCCGGCTGAACGCGACATTCCGCAGCCTCGGCATCCTGTTCGGACCGGTCGTCGGGTCGGCGCTGCTGCTCGGGCTCGGTCCGACCGCGGGCATCTTCGCCAACGTCCTGTTCTACCTGCCGCTGACGCTGTTCCTGTTCCGGACGAAGTACACCGGCCACACCCGGGACGGTGGCCTGGTGAAGCGGGCGCGGGTGGGGCTGGTCGACTCGGTGCGCGTCCTCCGGGAGATCCGCGGCAACCACACGCTGGTCAGCATGATCGTGCTGGGCGGGCTGGGCTCGTTCTTCATCGGGGCGTCGCTCCAGTCGGCGATGCCGATCTTCGCCCAGGATCTCGGCGCGGGGAGCGAGGGCACCGCGTACGGCGTGCTGCTGTTCGCGAACGGCGTCGGCGGGGTGGTCGGCGGCATCGTGCTGGAGGCGACCGGGTGGGTGCGGCCGAGCGTCCGGGCCGCGGTGGTCAGCACGCTGGTCTACGGCGCGACGACCGCCGTGTTCGCGCTGACCGGCAACTACGTGCTCGCGCTGCTGATGCTCGTCGTCGGTGGCGTCGCGAACCTCGCCGCGATGTCGATCGGGCAGACGATCGTCCAGTTGCTGGCACCGCCCGCCGACCGCGGGCGTGTCATCGGCGTCTACGGGACGGCCGCGAACGGCCTGCGGTTCGGCAGCGGCATCACGGTCGGACTGCTCGGCGCGGTGCTCGGCGTCCACTGGTCGCTGGGGCTGAGCTCGGCATTGCTGTGCGTCGGCACGCTCGCGGCGGGCGTCTACGCCTGGCGCGGCACCGCCGCGGCGTCCGCTGGCGACGCCCCGGCCGGGTCCTCGGTGAGCGAGCCCAGGAACTCGTAG
- a CDS encoding TIGR03564 family F420-dependent LLM class oxidoreductase translates to MTTGIAVADFDPTVPNYVDAILRHARAARDAGVRSLWFAQRFDYDATTLATVVARELPEVRVGTSAIPVFGRQPVLVANQAQVAQAATGGRFRLGLALGTKDTVERTFGIGFDRPIAVLREFLTALRTLLETGNAEFHGELVTADPPWPITLAGATPPPLLVAAMGPQALRATGELADGTLPYLAGPRTLAEEIVPTITAAAERAGRPAPQIVALLPGALVSDLDAAREAAAQQLAFYDQVPSYQRVVAREGLGSAAELAVLGDEKTLEDAIRRYRDAGATEVVVTQTHFGGPADQQRTYEFLGSLTEDPAGASPADAAAVPRQA, encoded by the coding sequence ATGACTACCGGTATCGCCGTGGCCGACTTCGACCCGACCGTTCCGAACTACGTGGACGCGATCCTGCGCCACGCTCGCGCGGCCCGTGACGCGGGCGTGCGCTCGCTCTGGTTCGCCCAGCGATTCGACTACGACGCGACGACGCTGGCCACGGTCGTCGCCCGCGAGCTGCCCGAGGTGCGGGTGGGTACCTCGGCGATCCCGGTCTTCGGGCGTCAGCCGGTGCTGGTGGCCAACCAGGCGCAGGTCGCGCAGGCGGCGACCGGGGGCCGCTTCCGGCTCGGCCTCGCGCTCGGTACGAAGGACACGGTCGAGCGGACGTTCGGGATCGGGTTCGACCGGCCGATCGCCGTGCTCCGCGAGTTCCTCACCGCGCTGCGGACGCTGCTGGAGACCGGGAACGCGGAGTTCCACGGCGAGCTGGTCACCGCCGACCCGCCGTGGCCGATCACGCTGGCCGGTGCCACACCTCCCCCGCTCCTCGTCGCGGCGATGGGCCCGCAGGCACTCCGGGCGACCGGCGAGCTGGCCGACGGCACGCTGCCGTACCTGGCCGGGCCGCGGACGCTCGCCGAGGAGATCGTCCCCACGATCACGGCGGCCGCCGAGCGGGCGGGACGTCCGGCGCCGCAGATCGTCGCGCTGCTCCCCGGTGCGCTGGTATCCGACCTGGACGCCGCCCGCGAGGCCGCCGCACAACAGCTGGCGTTCTACGACCAGGTGCCGTCCTACCAGCGGGTCGTCGCACGCGAAGGGCTCGGCTCGGCGGCCGAACTCGCGGTTCTCGGCGACGAGAAGACGCTCGAGGACGCGATCCGGCGCTACCGGGACGCGGGCGCCACCGAGGTCGTCGTCACCCAGACGCACTTCGGCGGCCCGGCCGACCAGCAGCGGACCTACGAGTTCCTGGGCTCGCTCACCGAGGACCCGGCCGGGGCGTCGCCAGCGGACGCCGCGGCGGTGCCGCGCCAGGCGTAG
- a CDS encoding class I adenylate-forming enzyme family protein translates to MSYPDRPWLARYGAGRPADLTPDHGTMLDLLRASVARAPACEIIRYFDGVLTLAELDRASDALAAALLDRGFTAGDRLALYLQNNPAFVIGLLAAWKAGGIAVAINPMNKHRELTYLLADSGSTALLCLDELHADVVRAVIASGQTDVRLVITASAFDRQQRIDPRLFAHATKPVADDALDLETLLEQYAGRTPPPAAPEPDDVAVLTYTSGTTGVPKGALNTHRNLAFNAQTYRDWMALTPDDRVLGVAPLFHITGLVGHVGIALLTPCPLVLTHRFHPGVVLDAIREHRPTFTVAAITVFISLAGQPDATPEDFGSVRIAYSGGAPIAPAVRDRLRATTGLEIYNIYGLTETNSPSHAVPFGAAAPVDPASGALSIGVPVFSTVVRILGDDGAELPVGEVGEIAIRGPQVVPGYWNKPDATAESIPDGELRTGDVGFMDADGWFYLVDRKKDMINAAGYKIWPREVEDVLYAHPAVREAAVVGVPDAYRGETVKAFVSLLPGASATPAELVEYCRENMAAYKYPRTVELVDELPKTTTGKILRRELRGRT, encoded by the coding sequence GTGAGCTACCCAGACCGGCCCTGGCTCGCGCGATACGGCGCGGGCCGCCCGGCCGACCTCACCCCCGACCACGGCACAATGCTCGACCTGCTCCGCGCCTCGGTGGCCCGCGCCCCGGCGTGCGAGATCATTCGGTACTTCGACGGCGTCCTCACGCTGGCGGAACTCGACCGGGCGTCGGACGCCCTCGCGGCCGCGTTGCTCGACCGCGGGTTCACCGCGGGCGACCGGCTGGCCCTGTACCTGCAGAACAACCCGGCGTTCGTGATCGGCCTGCTGGCGGCCTGGAAGGCCGGCGGGATCGCGGTCGCGATCAACCCGATGAACAAGCACCGGGAACTGACGTACTTGCTCGCCGATTCCGGCTCGACCGCCCTGCTCTGTCTCGACGAACTTCATGCGGACGTCGTGCGCGCGGTGATCGCGTCCGGGCAGACCGACGTCCGGCTCGTGATCACCGCGTCCGCGTTCGATCGGCAGCAGCGCATCGATCCCCGGCTGTTCGCGCACGCCACCAAGCCGGTCGCCGACGACGCCCTCGACCTGGAGACACTGCTCGAGCAGTACGCCGGGCGCACACCGCCGCCGGCCGCCCCCGAGCCGGACGACGTCGCGGTGCTCACGTACACGTCGGGCACGACCGGCGTGCCGAAAGGCGCGCTGAACACGCACCGCAACCTGGCCTTCAACGCCCAGACCTACCGAGACTGGATGGCGCTGACGCCGGACGACCGGGTCCTAGGCGTCGCACCGCTGTTCCACATCACCGGGCTGGTGGGGCACGTCGGGATCGCGCTGCTCACACCGTGCCCGCTGGTGCTGACCCACCGGTTCCACCCCGGCGTGGTGCTGGACGCGATCCGCGAGCACCGGCCGACGTTCACGGTCGCGGCGATCACCGTGTTCATCAGCCTCGCCGGCCAGCCGGACGCCACCCCCGAGGACTTCGGCTCGGTCCGGATCGCCTACTCCGGCGGCGCACCGATCGCTCCGGCCGTCCGCGACCGGCTCCGCGCCACGACCGGCCTGGAGATCTACAACATCTACGGGCTGACCGAGACCAACTCCCCCTCGCACGCGGTGCCGTTCGGGGCGGCCGCGCCGGTGGACCCGGCGTCGGGCGCGCTGTCGATCGGCGTCCCGGTGTTCAGCACGGTCGTGCGCATCCTCGGCGACGACGGGGCCGAGCTGCCGGTCGGCGAGGTCGGGGAGATCGCGATCCGCGGCCCGCAGGTGGTACCCGGGTACTGGAACAAGCCGGACGCCACCGCCGAGTCGATCCCGGACGGCGAGCTGCGCACCGGCGACGTCGGCTTCATGGACGCCGACGGGTGGTTCTACCTCGTCGATCGCAAGAAGGACATGATCAACGCCGCCGGGTACAAGATCTGGCCGCGCGAGGTCGAGGACGTGCTCTACGCGCACCCGGCAGTGCGCGAGGCCGCCGTGGTCGGTGTGCCCGACGCGTACCGCGGCGAGACCGTCAAGGCGTTCGTGTCGCTGCTGCCGGGGGCGTCGGCCACGCCCGCGGAGCTGGTCGAGTACTGCCGGGAGAACATGGCGGCCTACAAGTACCCGCGGACGGTCGAGCTGGTCGACGAGCTGCCCAAGACGACGACCGGCAAGATCCTGCGCCGCGAGCTCCGCGGTCGAACCTAG
- a CDS encoding cyclase family protein: MTDVPAMTDLLRDTPSNWGRWGDDDEVGALNHLTAAEVLRGASHIRSGTVFTLQRLIGHPEGDPVWPGRTPAKRTMILDESTWDSDTAPSFPGGLHYADDKIDAFLQGSTQYDALGHVWYDGKIWNGYDARTTVGGLGKASVQPIAERGIVGRGVLLDMARFRGKENLDKAETFTHADLEECAAKQGHTIEPHDILLVRTNFLRLFYEQGPAFYDDFCEPGLTYSPELVQWFQDKEIPNLVTDTIANEVTIDPVSGVALPLHCALMRDLGVALTEICDLEKLAASCAEDRQYSFLYVAAPLKVARATGSPVNPVAIK; this comes from the coding sequence ATGACCGACGTTCCCGCGATGACCGACCTGCTCCGCGACACACCGTCCAACTGGGGCCGATGGGGCGACGACGACGAGGTGGGCGCGCTCAACCACCTCACGGCCGCCGAAGTGCTCCGCGGCGCCTCCCACATCCGTTCCGGCACCGTGTTCACGCTGCAACGGCTGATCGGCCATCCGGAGGGCGACCCGGTGTGGCCGGGACGCACGCCGGCGAAGCGGACGATGATCCTCGACGAGTCCACGTGGGACAGCGACACCGCACCGAGCTTTCCCGGCGGCCTGCACTACGCCGACGACAAGATCGACGCGTTCCTCCAGGGCTCGACGCAGTACGACGCGCTCGGCCACGTCTGGTACGACGGCAAGATCTGGAACGGCTACGACGCCCGCACCACGGTCGGGGGCCTCGGCAAGGCCAGCGTCCAGCCGATCGCCGAGCGCGGCATCGTCGGGCGCGGCGTCCTGCTCGACATGGCCCGGTTCCGCGGCAAGGAGAACCTCGACAAGGCCGAGACGTTCACCCACGCCGACCTGGAGGAGTGCGCGGCCAAACAGGGCCACACGATCGAGCCCCACGACATCCTGCTCGTCCGCACGAACTTCCTGCGGCTGTTCTACGAGCAGGGCCCGGCGTTCTACGACGATTTCTGCGAGCCCGGTCTGACCTACTCCCCCGAACTCGTGCAGTGGTTCCAGGACAAGGAGATCCCGAACCTCGTCACCGACACGATCGCGAACGAGGTCACGATCGATCCGGTCTCCGGCGTCGCGTTACCGCTGCACTGCGCGCTGATGCGCGACCTGGGCGTCGCGCTGACCGAGATCTGCGACCTGGAGAAGCTCGCCGCGAGCTGCGCCGAGGACCGGCAGTACTCGTTCCTCTACGTCGCCGCACCGCTGAAGGTCGCCAGGGCCACCGGTTCGCCGGTCAACCCCGTGGCGATCAAGTGA
- a CDS encoding class I SAM-dependent DNA methyltransferase, with amino-acid sequence MSEDGYFGESVAATYDDPESTEFQPDVVTTTVDVLAELAGSGPAVEFAIGTGRIALPLTARGIPVHGIELSNAMAARLRAKPGGDAVPVTIGDMTSTRLDGSFSLAYLVFNTIMNLTTQAAQVACFRNAAAHLAPGGRFVVEVMVPGLRRLPPGQTMVPFLDEPGRWAFDRYDTATQALSSNYVEAGEVRSIPFRYVWPSELDLMAQLAGLRLLHRWDDWNRRPFTHESTKHVSVWEKPA; translated from the coding sequence GTGAGCGAGGACGGGTACTTCGGCGAGAGCGTCGCCGCCACCTACGACGATCCCGAGAGCACCGAGTTCCAGCCGGACGTCGTCACGACGACCGTCGACGTGCTGGCCGAACTCGCGGGCTCCGGACCGGCCGTGGAGTTCGCGATCGGCACCGGGCGGATCGCGCTGCCGCTCACCGCGCGGGGCATCCCCGTGCACGGCATCGAGCTCTCGAACGCGATGGCGGCCCGGCTCCGCGCCAAGCCCGGCGGCGACGCCGTCCCGGTGACGATCGGCGACATGACGTCGACCCGGCTCGACGGGTCGTTCTCGCTCGCCTACCTCGTCTTCAACACGATCATGAACCTGACCACGCAGGCCGCCCAGGTGGCCTGTTTCCGCAACGCGGCGGCGCACCTCGCGCCCGGCGGCCGGTTCGTGGTCGAGGTGATGGTGCCGGGGCTACGGCGGCTGCCGCCCGGGCAGACGATGGTGCCGTTCCTCGACGAGCCCGGCCGCTGGGCGTTCGACCGCTACGACACCGCGACCCAGGCGCTGAGCTCCAACTACGTCGAGGCCGGCGAGGTCCGCTCGATCCCGTTCCGGTACGTGTGGCCCAGCGAGCTCGACCTGATGGCCCAGCTCGCCGGTCTGCGGCTACTGCACCGCTGGGACGACTGGAACCGCCGTCCGTTCACGCACGAGAGCACCAAGCACGTCTCGGTCTGGGAAAAGCCCGCCTAG
- a CDS encoding LLM class flavin-dependent oxidoreductase encodes MTRLHLGLFYTGVGPQTLWTDPNAADHVHIDTFVHVAQTLERGLFDAFFLGEGLRVRENRGRVYDLDVAGRPDAITQLAALAGVTERIGLVATQNATYNYPADLARRLASLDLVSRGRAGWNVVTTDNAWTGENFRHGGWLPHERRYERAGQFVEAAKELWAGNGPVERATDLVRLTATATQPRSPQGRPVLFQAGDSPGGRDLAARHADVVFSAHSDYEGARAYADDLRARLVAHGRGPDDVRILPGTTVVLGDTPADAAERARWIRREQTTGPRAIAFLEQFWGKDLSGYDPDGPLPDIEPTEDELDPSRGTLPIAWRTGKLARIAEWRELAAERNYSIRDLVTEVTPRHEGFVGTPGQVADEWARFVRDRVVDGFNLLPQLIPGSIDEVVDKLVPELQDRGVYRTEYEGTTLRNHLDLPPV; translated from the coding sequence GTGACACGTCTCCACCTCGGCCTCTTCTACACCGGCGTCGGCCCGCAGACGCTCTGGACCGACCCGAACGCCGCCGACCACGTCCACATCGACACGTTCGTCCACGTCGCGCAGACGCTGGAGCGCGGCCTGTTCGACGCGTTCTTCCTCGGCGAGGGCCTGCGCGTCCGGGAGAACCGCGGCCGGGTCTACGACCTGGACGTCGCCGGACGCCCGGACGCGATCACCCAGCTGGCTGCGCTGGCCGGTGTCACCGAGCGGATCGGGCTGGTCGCCACCCAGAACGCCACCTACAACTACCCGGCCGACCTGGCCCGGCGGCTGGCGAGCCTCGACCTGGTGTCCCGCGGCCGCGCCGGGTGGAACGTCGTCACGACCGACAACGCCTGGACCGGGGAGAACTTCCGGCACGGCGGCTGGCTGCCGCACGAACGCCGCTACGAGCGGGCCGGGCAGTTCGTCGAGGCCGCGAAGGAACTCTGGGCCGGGAACGGCCCGGTCGAGCGCGCCACCGACCTGGTCCGCCTGACCGCGACGGCGACCCAGCCACGGAGTCCGCAGGGGCGGCCGGTGCTGTTCCAGGCCGGCGACTCCCCCGGCGGACGCGACCTGGCCGCCCGCCACGCCGATGTGGTGTTCTCCGCCCACAGCGACTACGAGGGCGCCCGCGCGTACGCCGACGACCTGCGGGCGAGGCTGGTCGCCCACGGCCGCGGGCCGGACGACGTCCGGATTCTGCCGGGCACGACCGTCGTGCTGGGCGACACGCCCGCGGACGCCGCCGAGCGCGCACGCTGGATCCGCCGCGAGCAGACCACCGGCCCGCGGGCGATCGCGTTCCTCGAGCAGTTCTGGGGCAAGGACCTGTCCGGTTACGACCCGGACGGGCCGCTGCCGGACATCGAACCGACCGAGGACGAGCTCGACCCGTCGCGCGGCACGCTGCCGATCGCGTGGCGCACCGGCAAACTCGCGCGGATCGCGGAGTGGCGAGAGCTGGCCGCGGAACGGAACTACTCGATCCGCGACTTGGTCACCGAGGTGACGCCGCGCCACGAGGGTTTTGTCGGAACACCGGGGCAGGTGGCCGACGAGTGGGCGCGCTTCGTCCGCGACCGCGTGGTGGACGGATTCAACCTGCTGCCGCAGCTGATCCCCGGGTCCATCGACGAGGTCGTCGACAAGCTAGTGCCGGAGCTGCAGGACCGCGGCGTCTACCGCACCGAGTACGAGGGCACCACGCTCCGAAATCACCTCGACCTACCGCCGGTCTGA